In Salinirussus salinus, the following proteins share a genomic window:
- a CDS encoding AAA domain-containing protein: MNIRGVVTEVGEERAVDTQYGERDLLEVALRPDRGRGEPTTVTLWGDWAETGEYLEAGMELAVYDAQEREYRGETQYTTGGETRVVVEPDFLVDVTDIRSWVQCPRMYYLNKLGGTPLAEPVVTGTVVHEVFGDLLRGRDLEESVDARVEEAGLDLGLLGASREATAETVRQHAGAIQAWLQQGRLGGGDEWRSEQTLVSERYGLKGRADAVRNGAPVELKTGKNTRRDPRFQDKVQAACYALVLEERRGEAPDTGTLLYTKNAALDGEETDGGDLSPAKDFSIGSGLLDFVLRERNHLAAMEYDSSVPTGYEADAKCEYCFEQDTCMAVSGRLDQESKAGQVGTAIPAEEQAYFEAFYRAIERERAAVHREYAKLWEQKPGERADDDRALVGLEPTGRKQLEGGRWELRARGTGAVSKIREGDVVLASDGDPIGGTAELARVERLGGPDGEVVVTADEPVELRRLDVYPSELSADRMLTALHDALLTQPAERKDVLFDRREPAFSEPGETFIDNNDAQDRAVRRAVGAEDFALVHGPPGTGKTYTLARMVRAMVERGERVLLSAFTNRAVDNAVEALEEQGFTDIVRVGTESGVREDMQSYRLQTAGDPDECASRLQEAGVVAATTASCGSRVMREQSFDAAVVDEAGQLTEPGTLAATTLAGRFVLVGDHHQLPPVVQAEDGGTDEYALSESLFARLTDLHPEASVMLDRQYRMAQRIQAFASREFYEGKLRPATAEVAAQHVGDLPDVRVDDLPSHLQDRVAFVDPDGESDGNTNPAEAEAVAETVAAYRQAGVDPGDIGVIAPYRAQVAEVGKRVGEAVAVDTVDRFQGSSKQVVVVSFVATDDLESPIFEDYRRVNVALTRAKKALVLVGDAEALGTDDTYARMVEWARG, translated from the coding sequence GTGAACATCCGCGGGGTCGTCACCGAGGTCGGCGAGGAGAGGGCAGTCGACACCCAGTACGGCGAGCGCGACCTGCTCGAGGTGGCGCTCCGGCCCGACCGGGGCCGCGGCGAGCCGACGACGGTGACGCTGTGGGGTGACTGGGCGGAGACCGGCGAGTACCTGGAGGCCGGGATGGAGCTTGCAGTCTACGACGCCCAGGAGCGCGAGTACCGCGGCGAGACGCAGTACACCACCGGCGGGGAGACGCGGGTGGTCGTCGAACCCGACTTCCTGGTGGACGTGACCGACATCCGCTCGTGGGTCCAGTGCCCGCGGATGTACTACCTGAACAAGCTCGGCGGGACGCCGCTGGCCGAGCCGGTCGTGACGGGGACGGTCGTCCACGAGGTCTTCGGCGACCTGCTGCGGGGGCGGGACCTCGAGGAGAGTGTCGACGCCCGGGTGGAGGAGGCGGGACTGGACCTCGGACTGCTGGGGGCGAGCCGGGAGGCGACCGCGGAGACGGTCCGCCAGCACGCCGGCGCCATCCAGGCCTGGCTCCAGCAGGGCCGGCTCGGGGGCGGCGACGAGTGGCGCTCCGAGCAGACGCTGGTCAGCGAGCGCTACGGACTCAAAGGGCGGGCCGACGCCGTCCGCAACGGCGCGCCCGTCGAACTCAAGACCGGGAAGAACACCCGTCGGGACCCCCGCTTCCAGGACAAGGTCCAGGCCGCGTGTTACGCGCTCGTGCTGGAGGAACGCCGCGGCGAGGCTCCCGACACCGGGACGCTCCTCTACACGAAGAACGCGGCGCTGGACGGCGAGGAGACCGACGGCGGCGACCTCTCGCCGGCCAAGGACTTCTCCATCGGGTCGGGGCTGCTGGACTTCGTCCTCCGGGAGCGCAACCACCTCGCCGCGATGGAGTACGACAGCTCGGTCCCGACGGGTTACGAGGCCGACGCCAAGTGCGAGTACTGCTTCGAACAGGACACCTGTATGGCGGTCTCCGGCCGGCTCGACCAGGAGTCCAAGGCCGGCCAGGTCGGCACCGCCATCCCCGCCGAGGAGCAGGCGTACTTCGAGGCCTTCTACCGGGCCATCGAGCGCGAGCGGGCGGCCGTCCACCGGGAGTACGCCAAGCTCTGGGAGCAGAAGCCCGGCGAGCGCGCCGACGACGACCGGGCGCTCGTCGGGCTGGAGCCGACAGGACGAAAACAGCTCGAGGGCGGCCGCTGGGAGTTGCGCGCCCGCGGGACCGGGGCCGTCTCGAAGATCCGGGAGGGGGACGTGGTGCTCGCGAGCGACGGCGACCCTATCGGCGGGACCGCGGAACTCGCCCGCGTCGAGCGGCTCGGTGGTCCGGACGGCGAGGTGGTCGTGACGGCCGACGAACCTGTCGAACTGCGGCGGCTCGACGTCTACCCCTCGGAGCTGAGTGCGGACCGGATGCTGACGGCGCTGCACGACGCCCTCCTGACACAGCCCGCCGAGCGGAAGGACGTCCTCTTCGACCGTCGTGAGCCCGCCTTCTCGGAGCCCGGCGAGACGTTCATCGACAACAACGACGCCCAGGACCGGGCGGTCCGGAGAGCCGTCGGCGCCGAGGATTTCGCATTAGTCCACGGGCCGCCGGGGACCGGCAAGACCTACACCCTGGCGCGGATGGTCCGGGCGATGGTCGAGCGCGGCGAGCGGGTGCTCCTGTCGGCTTTTACCAACCGCGCGGTCGACAACGCGGTCGAGGCCCTGGAGGAGCAGGGTTTTACAGACATCGTCCGCGTCGGCACCGAGAGCGGCGTCCGCGAGGACATGCAGTCCTACCGGCTGCAGACCGCGGGCGACCCCGACGAGTGCGCGAGCCGGCTGCAGGAGGCGGGTGTGGTGGCAGCCACCACCGCCTCGTGTGGCTCGCGAGTGATGCGCGAGCAGTCCTTCGACGCCGCCGTGGTCGACGAGGCCGGCCAGCTCACCGAGCCCGGGACGCTCGCCGCGACGACGCTGGCCGGGCGGTTCGTCCTCGTCGGCGACCACCACCAGCTCCCGCCGGTCGTCCAGGCCGAGGACGGGGGGACCGACGAGTACGCCCTCTCGGAGAGCCTGTTCGCGCGGCTGACCGACCTCCATCCGGAGGCGTCGGTCATGCTCGACCGCCAGTACCGGATGGCCCAGCGGATCCAGGCCTTCGCCTCCCGGGAGTTCTACGAGGGCAAACTCCGGCCGGCGACCGCCGAGGTCGCGGCCCAGCACGTCGGCGACCTCCCTGACGTGCGCGTCGACGACCTGCCGTCCCACCTCCAGGACCGCGTGGCCTTCGTCGACCCCGACGGGGAGAGCGACGGGAACACGAACCCGGCGGAGGCGGAGGCGGTCGCGGAAACCGTCGCTGCCTACCGCCAGGCCGGCGTCGACCCCGGCGACATCGGTGTCATCGCACCGTACCGGGCCCAGGTCGCGGAGGTCGGCAAGCGCGTCGGCGAGGCGGTGGCGGTCGACACCGTCGACCGGTTCCAGGGCTCCAGCAAGCAGGTGGTCGTCGTCTCCTTCGTCGCCACCGACGACCTGGAGAGTCCGATATTCGAGGACTACCGCCGGGTCAACGTCGCGCTCACCCGGGCGAAGAAGGCGCTGGTGCTGGTCGGCGACGCCGAGGCGCTGGGGACCGACGACACCTACGCCCGGATGGTCGAGTGGGCGCGCGGGTGA
- a CDS encoding AAA family ATPase, translating to MDGTPDGPGEARAVCEEVFERIESAAVVDREVLEAVLSAVIAKGHVLLEDVPGTGKTVTARVLAEALGLSFTRVQFTPDLLPADVTGSTVYDEHEGTFEFSEGPIFANVVLADEINRAPPKTQAALLEAMEERQVSVDGTTHPLPEPFVVVATQNPIEQEGTFRLPEAQRDRFSVKTTLGYPGVDGEMGLLERRASRRTLAPSVEPVVGPGTVLALQERAEEVRVDEKVRRYIVDIARATRADAHAEVGISPRAVQRVFEAARARAVVAGRDYVTPDDVKRLARPTMAHRVVLTTEATVEGIDAAEVIADALEAVDVPAVSPAAGDSDAGPAPEPEAEDEAPADG from the coding sequence ATGGACGGAACGCCGGACGGGCCCGGGGAGGCGCGGGCAGTCTGCGAGGAGGTCTTCGAGCGCATCGAGTCCGCCGCGGTCGTCGACCGGGAGGTACTGGAGGCGGTGCTCTCGGCCGTCATCGCGAAGGGCCACGTCCTGCTCGAGGACGTCCCCGGCACCGGGAAGACCGTCACGGCGCGGGTCCTCGCCGAGGCGCTCGGACTCTCCTTCACACGGGTCCAGTTCACCCCCGACCTGCTGCCCGCAGACGTCACGGGGTCGACGGTCTACGACGAGCACGAAGGGACCTTCGAGTTCTCCGAGGGGCCGATATTCGCGAACGTCGTCCTGGCCGACGAGATCAACCGCGCCCCGCCGAAGACCCAGGCCGCGCTGCTGGAGGCGATGGAGGAGAGGCAGGTCAGCGTCGACGGCACGACCCACCCGCTTCCCGAGCCCTTCGTGGTCGTCGCGACCCAGAACCCCATCGAGCAGGAGGGGACCTTCAGGCTGCCCGAGGCCCAGCGCGACCGCTTCAGCGTGAAGACGACGCTGGGCTACCCCGGCGTCGACGGCGAGATGGGGCTGCTGGAGCGGCGGGCGAGTCGCCGGACGCTGGCGCCGTCCGTCGAGCCGGTCGTCGGCCCCGGGACCGTGCTGGCGCTGCAGGAGCGCGCCGAGGAGGTACGCGTCGACGAGAAGGTCCGCCGCTACATCGTCGACATCGCGCGGGCCACCCGCGCCGACGCCCACGCCGAGGTGGGTATCTCGCCCCGGGCCGTCCAGCGGGTCTTCGAGGCCGCCCGCGCCCGGGCCGTGGTCGCGGGGCGGGACTACGTGACGCCCGACGACGTGAAACGGCTCGCCCGACCGACGATGGCCCACCGGGTGGTACTCACGACCGAGGCGACCGTCGAGGGCATCGACGCCGCCGAGGTGATCGCGGACGCGCTCGAGGCCGTCGACGTACCCGCGGTCTCGCCGGCCGCCGGCGATTCCGACGCCGGCCCCGCTCCCGAGCCCGAGGCGGAAGACGAGGCGCCGGCGGACGGGTAG
- a CDS encoding lactate racemase domain-containing protein, with product MVEVPLGERTVSVELPDSAVTVAEPAGGDPVDVPAAAERAVADPHGPRLSERVAPGDDVAVVVTDVTRATPDDVLLDALLAELERGGVDRETVRVVLGLGLHRPMTDAEIREALGEHADIAENHDPERTVVVGEIEGCPIEIYEPVAAADTVVSTGMVEPHQYAGFSGGAKTAVIGAGGESGIGYTHGPEMLSRPGVRLGRIDDNPFRDFVDRAGDLVGVDFCLNVTHGPAGMLGASAGDSRAVVADLAGIAQDALAVEVEEGYDAVLAGVGAPKDANLYQTTRGATYVVLGAHNPLREGGRVITPARLTEGAGEGTGEQRFHEWLSTADSAEALYEEMRQGYEPGSQRAFVVAQVLRDHELWVTNSQAPGVVEDCLMHAADSVEAAVDPGSDVLVVPDALNTLLV from the coding sequence ATGGTCGAAGTCCCTCTCGGGGAGCGGACGGTGTCGGTGGAGCTGCCGGACTCGGCGGTGACGGTCGCCGAGCCGGCGGGCGGCGACCCCGTCGACGTGCCCGCAGCCGCCGAGCGCGCGGTCGCGGACCCGCACGGTCCGCGGCTGTCCGAGCGCGTCGCCCCCGGCGACGACGTCGCGGTGGTCGTGACGGACGTCACCCGAGCCACGCCCGACGACGTCCTGCTGGACGCGCTGCTCGCCGAACTGGAGCGCGGCGGTGTCGACCGCGAGACGGTTCGGGTCGTCCTCGGACTCGGCCTCCACCGCCCGATGACCGACGCCGAAATCCGGGAGGCGCTGGGCGAACACGCCGACATCGCGGAGAACCACGACCCCGAGCGGACGGTAGTGGTCGGCGAGATAGAGGGTTGCCCCATCGAGATATACGAACCGGTCGCCGCGGCCGACACGGTCGTCTCGACGGGGATGGTCGAGCCCCACCAGTACGCCGGTTTCTCCGGCGGAGCGAAGACGGCCGTCATCGGCGCCGGCGGCGAGTCGGGGATCGGGTACACCCACGGCCCGGAGATGCTCTCGCGGCCGGGCGTCCGCCTTGGACGGATCGACGACAACCCCTTCCGGGACTTTGTCGACCGGGCGGGCGACCTCGTCGGCGTCGACTTCTGTCTCAACGTCACCCACGGGCCGGCGGGGATGCTCGGCGCGAGCGCGGGCGACTCCCGGGCCGTGGTGGCGGATCTGGCCGGCATCGCACAGGACGCGCTGGCCGTCGAGGTCGAGGAGGGCTACGACGCCGTCCTCGCGGGCGTGGGTGCGCCCAAGGACGCCAACCTCTACCAGACGACCCGCGGGGCGACCTACGTCGTTCTCGGGGCACACAACCCGCTGCGGGAGGGCGGCCGGGTTATCACCCCGGCCCGGCTGACCGAGGGGGCCGGCGAGGGGACCGGCGAGCAGCGCTTCCACGAGTGGCTCTCGACGGCCGACTCCGCGGAGGCGCTCTACGAGGAGATGCGGCAGGGCTACGAACCGGGCTCACAGCGCGCGTTCGTCGTCGCGCAGGTGCTGCGCGACCACGAGCTGTGGGTCACGAACAGCCAGGCGCCCGGCGTGGTCGAGGACTGTCTGATGCACGCCGCCGACAGCGTCGAGGCTGCCGTCGACCCCGGCAGCGACGTGCTCGTCGTCCCGGACGCGCTGAACACGCTGCTGGTCTGA
- a CDS encoding beta-class carbonic anhydrase, which translates to MPHHGHSHEEPDAGQVHRSVDENVDARSDWARRRREGIPTDKQLLVVACMDERIPVEEALGIELGDAQVFRNAGGKVTDDVVRSAALTTQFFDTTEIVVVNHTDCGMMSASDEAVVDGLTEAAGGDLSDVDLDPALPELNIGDADLAEWVRMTDDIDVACARQVELLEEHPLIPEETAVHGYVYEVESGHLRRPGERVAETVNTRVEE; encoded by the coding sequence ATGCCACACCACGGTCACAGCCACGAGGAGCCGGACGCGGGTCAGGTCCACCGTAGCGTCGACGAGAACGTCGACGCCAGAAGCGACTGGGCGCGGCGGCGACGCGAGGGGATCCCGACGGACAAGCAACTGCTGGTCGTCGCCTGCATGGACGAGCGCATCCCCGTCGAGGAGGCGCTGGGCATCGAGCTGGGCGACGCACAGGTCTTCCGCAACGCCGGCGGGAAGGTGACCGACGACGTGGTCCGGTCGGCCGCGCTCACGACGCAGTTTTTCGACACCACCGAGATCGTCGTCGTCAATCACACCGACTGCGGGATGATGAGCGCCTCCGACGAGGCGGTCGTCGACGGCCTGACCGAGGCCGCCGGGGGCGACCTCTCGGATGTCGACCTCGACCCCGCGCTCCCGGAGCTGAACATCGGCGACGCCGACCTCGCGGAGTGGGTGCGGATGACCGACGACATCGACGTGGCCTGCGCCCGGCAGGTCGAACTGCTGGAGGAGCACCCCCTGATCCCCGAGGAGACGGCGGTCCACGGCTACGTCTACGAGGTCGAGAGCGGCCACCTCCGCCGGCCCGGCGAGCGGGTCGCCGAGACCGTCAACACGCGCGTGGAGGAGTAG